Below is a window of Sporosarcina ureae DNA.
GAAAATGCAAAGAAAAGATGTCCCTTATTTGAGAAGACAAATTGGCGTGGTGTTTCAGGATTTTAAGCTACTGCCGAAACTGACTGTCTACGAAAATATTGCGTACGCGCTGGAAGTGATCGAAGAATCGCCGAGCGTTATCCGTAAAAAAGTGACAGAAGTGCTGAAATTAGTTGGGCTCACCAAAAAGATGAGAATGTTTCCAAATGAATTGTCAGGTGGAGAACAGCAACGGGTGTCGATTGCACGATCCATCGTCAATCAGCCCACATTAGTCATCGCAGACGAACCGACAGGGAATTTGGATCCGGAGACTTCATGGGAGATCATGAAGATTTTTGAACGTATAAATGCACAAGGTACGACGATTATTATGGCTACACACAATAAAGACATTGTAGATAATCAAAAACATCGGGTGATTCAGATCGAAGGCGGGCTCATCACACGAGATGAGTACGAAGGAGATTACTCAAATGAAATCTAGAACATTACGACGTCATATTCGGGAAAGTTTCAAAAGTCTAAGTCGGAATGGTTGGATGACCTTTGCATCCGTAAGTGCTGTTACCGTGACCTTATTGTTGATCGGTGTGTTCATCGTCATCATGATGAACTTGAATCAACTAGCGGATAACATCGAGAATGATGTGGAAATCAAAGTAGTCGCAGAGCAAAATGCAACTACATCACAAGTTGAGGAACTAATGAAGAAAGTCAAAGAGACCCCAGGCGTTGCCGAGGTCAAGTACTCCTCACGTGAACAGGAATTAAATCAAATGATTCAATCATTTGGTGAAGAGTTTGCGCTATATAAGCAGGACAACCCTCTCGGTGATGCATTATATGTAAAGGCAGATGATCCGAAAAATACGGCATCAGTCGCACTAGAACTCAGCACGTACGATTATACATTTGATGTGGAGTACGGAGAAGGTAAAGTAGAAAAGTTGTTCAATGTACTGAAAATTGGACGAAATGTTGGACTAGGATTGATTTTGGCATTGTTGTTTACGGCAATGTTCCTCATATCGAATACAATTCGACTCACGATCGTGGCACGACGTACCGAAATCGACATTATGAAACTGGTCGGTGCAACGGATAGTTTCGTGCGGATTCCTTTCATGCTCGAAGGAGTGTGGCTTGGGATTTTCGGCGCGATTATACCGATGGTTTTAATGACGACATTTTATTCGCAACTGTATAGTTTCTGGGAAGGTCGTTTGCAAAATGAGTTATTCCATTTGCTTGACCCAAGCCCGTTCTTATTACAATTAAACTTCTTACTGTTATTCGTCGCTGTTTTTATTGGCGTATGGGGCAGTTTCATGTCAGTCCGGAAGTTTTTGAGAGTGTAAGTGTTCGTATCGAAGGGAGAACTAGAATTTGAGAAAGAGAAATCGAATCATTTCAAGTGTCCTTGCGGTTTGCTTGCTGACCACAACGGTCGGCAGTGCAGACGTATTCGCAGACTCTCTGAAAGATCTGCAGAATGAAAAAAAGGCAGCAGAAACTAAAAAGAAAAATTTGGATTCTACTATCCAGAAAAAAGAAACCCAAATACAGGAAAAGCAATCGAAAGTAGATGTGCTGATCAACCAAATTAAGAAACTGAACGACAAGATAGAAGAGACCAATCAAAATATGGACAGAATCATTGCAGAAATGAATAAGACCAAATTAGAGATTGAAGAACTTCAAGCGTCTATTAAAGAATTAGAGATTCGTATCGAGCAGCGGGACGAAGTATTGCGTGAGCGCGTTCGTGTCATGCAAGTCAAAGGCAATAAAGTCAGTTATCTCGACGTGCTTCTTGGTGCCAACAGTTTCGCGGATTTCATTGACCGTTTCTCCGCAGTGACGACACTGATGGACGCGGATCGTAAAATCATTGAACAGCAAGAACAAGATATGGCGCAGTTGGAAGAAGAAAAGAAACTGGTGGAGCAGAAATTAGCTGAACAAGAAGAGCGCCGACAGAAGATCCAGGCGATGAAAGATGAATTGCAGCAAAAGAAGCTAGAAAAAAGAGATGTTGTCAATGAACTTGAAAGAAGTCAGGAAAAACTTTCGAGTGAAAAAGGACAATTAGAAGAAGAATACAGCGATACGGTTGAATTCAGCAAAACGTTGGAAAAGAAAATCGTCGCTGAACAAGAGCGTTTGGCTGAAATCGTGAGAAAAGAACAAGCGAGAAAGCTGAAACTTCAACAACAGAAAGAAGCGGCAGCAGCAGCTGCTGTTTCAGCGCAAGGCGGTTCGGCTGATTATTCAGGTCCACTCCCTTCTGTTTCGAGCGGCTTTTGGACAAAACCGACTAGCGGGACCCTCAGTTCAGGATTTGGCTGGCGCATCCATCCAATCACTAAAGTGAAAAAGCAACACCGCGGTATGGATTTAAGTGCACCCTTGGGAACTCCAGTTGTAGCAGCCGGAGATGGTGTTGTATCGTATGCAGGTAGCATGGAAGGCTTTGGGAATGTCATTATGATTACACACTCTGTGAACAATCAGATTTTGACGACGGTTTATGGACATCTTTCTTCGATCGGCACAAGCTCAGGCAAGTCGGTAGGAAAAGGTGAGTTAATAGGAGCGGTTGGTTCGACAGGTTTCTCTACGGGCAATCATTTGCATTTTGAAGTGCACGTTGGAAACTTCTCTGCCACTGGTCCAAGTGCAGTCAACCCATTGCATTACGTTTCTTTTTAATATAGCATGAAATGAAAACCTGCCTGAAAGGGTGGGTTTTCATTTGTTCATAAGGAGAAAAGGGGGATGAGGGATGCCAGTAACGCAGTATTATCCAATCGGCTCGATTACGTTGCCGTCTTCATGGATTGCGCTCATTGCGGGCTTCATAGTTACCTATCTTTTCATTCGATTGTACGTTGGTAAAGTGCATGGCGAACGAGTTAGCAATATATTTTTCAATGTCATCATCATTTGGAAGTTGTCCGTAGTGTTGACGGATTTTTCTATGGTTATTAAAAACCCGTTATCTATTCTATACTTTCACGGCGGCACGTTTGGCTGGATCCTCGGACTGATCGTCGCAGGGTTATTGATAATTCGGCGAGTATATAAAGAGAAGTGGGAACGTAAAGATCAGTGGGCGCTATTACTTGCATTCATTTGCTGGCAAGGGGTCTATCAAATCGCTATGGCGTTTCTGAATGAAGGCAGTCTCCTAGCGAAAAGTGGAACCGTACTATTGTTTATCGCTATTTTTCTATTGGCATGTTGGAGCGAACGAAAGAAAGTGAATACGGTCAGCGAGCTTGCAAGTGTATTCGTAGCGGTTCATTTTCTCGTCTCGGCACTGCAAGGAAATGTATTGAATACAGCATGGATCACGACCATTTTCATCGGATTGCTTATGTGGGCAGTAGAGAGAGTGTCTTCGCAACCAATCAGCAGAAGGGAAGAGATAGAGTGAGCAAGAAAACGATTGGATATATTATCACGGCATTAATTATCGGTACGCTGATTTTCATTATGGTGCAAAATAATGCTGGAAAGAAAGAATCGGCTGAAGCACCGGCTTCACAAGTAAATCAACAAGAAGCGTTGCTTGCGGAAGAGGAAGGTTTGGAGCAATATTCACCGGCACCGGACTTTACGCTTGAAACATTGGCGGGCGATACGGTGACACTTTCTGAGTTAAAAGGTAAGAAAGTTATTCTGAATTTCTGGGCGACTTGGTGTCCACCGTGTAAAGCAGAAATGCCACATATGGAAAGTTTTTATTCGAAATTAACGGATGAAGATCAAGTGGAATTAATCGCTGTGAACGTTACAGAATCAGAGAAGATTGGGATTAGTGAAGTGGAAAAGTTTATCGATTCATATGGATTGAGCTTCCCGATTCCACTGGATAAAAAGGCGGAAGTGACGCAGAAATATGGCGTGTTCTCGATGCCGACAACTTATATGATTGACACAAAAGGTCTCATAGCGCAAAAGATCATTGGACCATTGGATGAAAAAAAGTTGAATGAATTAGTCGATTCTATGGACTGAAAAAAGAGTCTGTTCTCGTGTCGTAACTTCTTGTCTACCTTCATATAGTGGAGGGAGGAGGAGGTTATGAATGCGTAAGAGCAGGCTTTTTTTAGTAGGTGTATTATTGCTGATCGGCGTTATTTGGCTGAATGGCTGCGGTAAGCAGAAAGCTGCACAAAATGAAACGATCAGTCAGCTGCCTGTAGTAGACGAAGTGTTTGAAAAGATTCAAGAGAGAGCCGTATATCCGGTCAAGAAGGACGAGCTGATTGAAGGAGCATTGCGTGGTATGACCGATACGATTGGCGATCCGTATTCTACGTATTTGACTGAGCAAGAAGCTGTGTCTCATCGCGAATCGCTGGCTGCTTCACGTGTCGGAATCGGAGCGGAAGTAACGCGTACAAATGGCAAGTATATTATTGTTGCGCCTATTAAAGGAGGACCAGCAGAAAAAGCCGGATTGCAGCCGTATGATGAAATTGTGCGTGTCAACGGTGAACGATTAGGGAATGAAACATTGCGAGACGTAGTAAATAGTATTCGCGGCAAGAAAGGGACGGAAGTGAAGTTGACGATTTTCCGGCCTGAAGCGGATAAGCATATGGAATATACGATTACCCGCGATAACATGCCTGTGCAGTCTGTATCGCATCAACTACTTGAAGAACGGGATGCTAAGCTTGGGTACATAGCGCTAAGCATGTTTGGTGAAGAGACGGCACAAGAGTGGCAAAAAGCTACGTCTGACGTCATTAAAAAAGGCGCTCAAGCGCTCATCATTGATGTGCGCGGTAATCCAGGAGGTTATTTGAAGGCTGTTTCCGAAATTTCCAGCAGTCTATTGGACGAAGATCGAACATTTGTCGTAATGCAAGATGCAAAAGGGAATTTAACCCCTGTTTCAACAGAAAAGAACGAGAACCTTTCATTCAATGAACGATTGAAAATGATTCCAATTGTTGTCGTTCAAGATGTCGGCAGTGCGTCAGCGAGTGAAGTATTGAGTGCGGCAATCAAAGATTTAAAACGCGGATCAATCATCGGTACTACAAGCTTCGGAAAAGGGACCGTGCAAGAAACGATGGAATTATCGAATGGCGGAGAATTGAAGCTATCGACGAATAAATGGCTAACGCCTAAAGAGAAGTGGATTCACGGTAAAGGGGTCACTGCGGATATTGAAGTGAAGCAGAATAAATTATTTACAGAGCATTTACAGATGGTGACGGACACAATGAAGGAAGGCCATTTCAATGATGAAATCGCTTATGCGCAACGCATGCTCAAAGCATTTGGTCATCGTCCAGGTAGAACAGATGGCTATTTCGACCAAGAAACGGCAGAGGCTGTACAGGCGTTCCGCACAGAGCATGAAATCAAAGAGGGTTATGATATGGATCGAGAATTCTTTACTACGTTGAAAACGGCTGCAGAAGAATATCGGGCAGAGCCAAAGAATGACAAACAATTGCGTATGGCGATTGATTTCCTCATCAATGAACTAGCAAAATAATAGCGGAGGCGGTCTGGCAAGGTCTTGGTGACAAGACTTTAAACGGGCAGCCTCTTTTTTTGTTGTGCAATTTAGCTTAAATTGGAACTTCCTATAAGAACTCTCTCGCTATTTTCCTTCTTTTTTTGTACAATGAAGAAAAGAGCTGTAAAGACAAGCGAGAAAGGTGACAGAAGATGTCTAGCGAACTATTACTTAATTTGAAAGATGCATTACTTTACTTTTTTCTGAATCCAGTCTGGCTAATCGCTCTCGTCGCTGCCTATATGCTTGGCAGTAAACGGGTAAGCCGTGAGCGAGCAGATTTCAATGTGGGCATAAACAAAGGCTCCACTGAAATGAAACACATGATTTCAGTCGGTTGGTTGCACGGTCTCGTCCTGTCGATTGTCATTGCAGGCGTTGGATTGATCGTCGACTTTAACTGGATTGTCATTTTATCTATCGTCATGTTGCTCGTCATTGTATCGTTCTCCTTTAAGTTAGCTTCACCGATCTACTATGCAACGATCGCGTTCTTTGCGTTATGGGCACTCGATCGATATGCAGGAGACTTTTCAATCGGCACATGGTTCGTTCAGGAAGATCTGAACTTCTTCGGTACATTAGCTATTACGGTACCGATTATTGCAGGATTGTTGTTAATTTCGGAAGGCTTATTGGTTCGTCGTCATGCGGCGCGTCATACGTCTCCCACATTCGTTCCGACTCAGCGTGGAATGCGCGGGGCAATCTACCAATCTAAATTACTATGGCTCGTACCTGTTGTGTTTTTAGTACCAGGACATATGGTAGTGGAATTCGCACCGTACTGGCCACAATTCACATTAGGTTCGGAGCAGTTTTCATTCATTCCGGTGCCTCTAGTCATTGGATTCTCGCAACTAGTAAGATCGACGTTCCCTGATGTGCTGTTCCCTAAAATGGGTAAAGCCATTGCTTGGCTCGGTATTGCTGTTGTTGCTGTAGGTATTGGCGCTATTTGGATGCCGGTGCTTGGTTGGGCTGCGTTGCTTGCGGGTGTACTATGCCGTCTCTTGTTGAGCGCTATGATTTCGATTTCAGAACGCAATAAACAAGTACTATTGGTACCTCAATCCGAAGGGGTGTATGTTGTAGCGGTTCTTGGAGATTCTCCAGCAGAGAAGATGGGTATTGTCCCAGGAGATTTGATCAAGTCGGTGAATGGGATCTCAATTCACAATGAAGATGAATTGTATGATGCGATCCAAGTCAATGCGGCACATTGTCGTTTACAAGTAATCGGTCGCGATGGTGAAGTTCGTTTGAAACAGCAAGTGCTGTTCCGTCATGACCACTTCCGTCTAGGCATTGTGGTTGTGCGATAAAAGGAGAGAACAAACAATATGCATGATTTCGAAACGAAGTTGATGCTTGCGATGTTTTTGCCGGGAATTTTAGTTGTGTTTTTTACGCGCGTGACATTTCATCACGTCGTGGGACTCATATTGACAGTGGCGCTCATTGCGGCTTCCGTTTATGCAGGATATACGCATAACTGGATGTTGTACGTAGCAGATGCAGTGTCACTGACAGTCGGTTTTTGGCTTGCGTCACGCATGGTGAAAAATGCTCGACTTAATCAAGCCGAGGAATGACAAAAGCGGTTTTCAAAGAGCAAATATGCTTTGAAAACCGCTTTTTGTTTTGTAAAATAAAAGTAACTGTTTTAACGGTCACAGCTCTGGGGAATAGTGAGAGTAAGAGTTAAAATAAACTATAGACAGCGAGCACGGCAATCGTGCCGATCACGACGAACATCACGTCTAGGCCAAAGAATGCGAGCGCAAAGGCAGTAATAGCTCCAATGATACCGAATAAAATATCATCTTGGATATGTAAAATAGCAGGAAATATAAGTGCACCGAGTACAGCATACGGAATATTGCGCAACACACCACTGACGATCGGTGGCAATTCTTTACCGTCGAGAAGGGTTAAGGGAATCATGCGCGGCAGATAGGTGGCAACTGCCATTCCGAGTAACATCCACCAATAAGAAGCACCCATCAGTTTTCCTCCTTTTGCTCAGTAAAGCGTTCAACATTTTTATTACTCTTCGTATAAAGGATTTCGACGAAGATGGCGGAAGCG
It encodes the following:
- the ftsE gene encoding cell division ATP-binding protein FtsE; amino-acid sequence: MIVMKNVYKKYPNGVIASNGIHVEIEKGEFVYVVGPSGAGKSTFIKMMYREEIPTSGLIYFNNTELTKMQRKDVPYLRRQIGVVFQDFKLLPKLTVYENIAYALEVIEESPSVIRKKVTEVLKLVGLTKKMRMFPNELSGGEQQRVSIARSIVNQPTLVIADEPTGNLDPETSWEIMKIFERINAQGTTIIMATHNKDIVDNQKHRVIQIEGGLITRDEYEGDYSNEI
- the ftsX gene encoding permease-like cell division protein FtsX, encoding MKSRTLRRHIRESFKSLSRNGWMTFASVSAVTVTLLLIGVFIVIMMNLNQLADNIENDVEIKVVAEQNATTSQVEELMKKVKETPGVAEVKYSSREQELNQMIQSFGEEFALYKQDNPLGDALYVKADDPKNTASVALELSTYDYTFDVEYGEGKVEKLFNVLKIGRNVGLGLILALLFTAMFLISNTIRLTIVARRTEIDIMKLVGATDSFVRIPFMLEGVWLGIFGAIIPMVLMTTFYSQLYSFWEGRLQNELFHLLDPSPFLLQLNFLLLFVAVFIGVWGSFMSVRKFLRV
- a CDS encoding murein hydrolase activator EnvC family protein, translating into MRKRNRIISSVLAVCLLTTTVGSADVFADSLKDLQNEKKAAETKKKNLDSTIQKKETQIQEKQSKVDVLINQIKKLNDKIEETNQNMDRIIAEMNKTKLEIEELQASIKELEIRIEQRDEVLRERVRVMQVKGNKVSYLDVLLGANSFADFIDRFSAVTTLMDADRKIIEQQEQDMAQLEEEKKLVEQKLAEQEERRQKIQAMKDELQQKKLEKRDVVNELERSQEKLSSEKGQLEEEYSDTVEFSKTLEKKIVAEQERLAEIVRKEQARKLKLQQQKEAAAAAAVSAQGGSADYSGPLPSVSSGFWTKPTSGTLSSGFGWRIHPITKVKKQHRGMDLSAPLGTPVVAAGDGVVSYAGSMEGFGNVIMITHSVNNQILTTVYGHLSSIGTSSGKSVGKGELIGAVGSTGFSTGNHLHFEVHVGNFSATGPSAVNPLHYVSF
- a CDS encoding redoxin domain-containing protein, which encodes MSKKTIGYIITALIIGTLIFIMVQNNAGKKESAEAPASQVNQQEALLAEEEGLEQYSPAPDFTLETLAGDTVTLSELKGKKVILNFWATWCPPCKAEMPHMESFYSKLTDEDQVELIAVNVTESEKIGISEVEKFIDSYGLSFPIPLDKKAEVTQKYGVFSMPTTYMIDTKGLIAQKIIGPLDEKKLNELVDSMD
- a CDS encoding S41 family peptidase — protein: MRKSRLFLVGVLLLIGVIWLNGCGKQKAAQNETISQLPVVDEVFEKIQERAVYPVKKDELIEGALRGMTDTIGDPYSTYLTEQEAVSHRESLAASRVGIGAEVTRTNGKYIIVAPIKGGPAEKAGLQPYDEIVRVNGERLGNETLRDVVNSIRGKKGTEVKLTIFRPEADKHMEYTITRDNMPVQSVSHQLLEERDAKLGYIALSMFGEETAQEWQKATSDVIKKGAQALIIDVRGNPGGYLKAVSEISSSLLDEDRTFVVMQDAKGNLTPVSTEKNENLSFNERLKMIPIVVVQDVGSASASEVLSAAIKDLKRGSIIGTTSFGKGTVQETMELSNGGELKLSTNKWLTPKEKWIHGKGVTADIEVKQNKLFTEHLQMVTDTMKEGHFNDEIAYAQRMLKAFGHRPGRTDGYFDQETAEAVQAFRTEHEIKEGYDMDREFFTTLKTAAEEYRAEPKNDKQLRMAIDFLINELAK
- a CDS encoding PDZ domain-containing protein, coding for MSSELLLNLKDALLYFFLNPVWLIALVAAYMLGSKRVSRERADFNVGINKGSTEMKHMISVGWLHGLVLSIVIAGVGLIVDFNWIVILSIVMLLVIVSFSFKLASPIYYATIAFFALWALDRYAGDFSIGTWFVQEDLNFFGTLAITVPIIAGLLLISEGLLVRRHAARHTSPTFVPTQRGMRGAIYQSKLLWLVPVVFLVPGHMVVEFAPYWPQFTLGSEQFSFIPVPLVIGFSQLVRSTFPDVLFPKMGKAIAWLGIAVVAVGIGAIWMPVLGWAALLAGVLCRLLLSAMISISERNKQVLLVPQSEGVYVVAVLGDSPAEKMGIVPGDLIKSVNGISIHNEDELYDAIQVNAAHCRLQVIGRDGEVRLKQQVLFRHDHFRLGIVVVR
- a CDS encoding CsbA family protein, with protein sequence MHDFETKLMLAMFLPGILVVFFTRVTFHHVVGLILTVALIAASVYAGYTHNWMLYVADAVSLTVGFWLASRMVKNARLNQAEE
- a CDS encoding AzlD domain-containing protein, producing the protein MGASYWWMLLGMAVATYLPRMIPLTLLDGKELPPIVSGVLRNIPYAVLGALIFPAILHIQDDILFGIIGAITAFALAFFGLDVMFVVIGTIAVLAVYSLF